From Variovorax sp. PMC12, the proteins below share one genomic window:
- a CDS encoding YqgE/AlgH family protein: MAADSAPMNLTHHFLIAMPGMEDKTFNRSVVYLCEHSERGALGLVINKPSDINLKVLFEKIELHLARPELGEAPVFQGGPVQTERGFVLHEPVFTQAEKPEESVYASTMTIPGGLEMTTSKDVLEALATGAGPRKVLVSLGYSAWGEGQLESELAENSWLTVGADPAVIFDTPVDQRYDKALLLLGLEAWKLSPLAGHA, translated from the coding sequence ATGGCTGCCGATTCTGCCCCGATGAACCTCACGCATCACTTTTTGATAGCGATGCCCGGGATGGAAGACAAAACTTTCAACCGCAGCGTCGTGTACCTCTGCGAACACAGCGAGCGCGGCGCGCTCGGGCTGGTGATCAACAAACCCAGCGACATCAACCTCAAGGTGCTTTTCGAGAAGATCGAACTGCACCTGGCCCGCCCCGAGCTGGGCGAGGCCCCCGTCTTCCAGGGCGGCCCGGTCCAGACCGAGCGCGGCTTCGTGCTGCACGAGCCCGTCTTCACCCAGGCCGAGAAGCCCGAGGAATCGGTCTACGCCTCCACCATGACCATCCCCGGCGGCCTGGAGATGACCACCTCCAAGGACGTGCTGGAGGCCCTGGCCACCGGCGCCGGCCCGCGCAAGGTGCTGGTCTCGCTGGGCTATTCGGCCTGGGGCGAGGGCCAGCTCGAGTCGGAACTGGCCGAAAACAGCTGGCTCACCGTCGGCGCAGACCCGGCCGTGATCTTCGACACGCCGGTCGACCAGCGCTACGACAAGGCGCTGCTGCTGCTGGGCCTGGAGGCCTGGAAGCTTTCCCCGCTGGCCGGACACGCCTGA
- a CDS encoding lysophospholipid acyltransferase family protein produces MLHSLKACARLLHAVAHALAGWWTIRHKFPSLPQEERNARVQAWSRRMLQIMGITLKVQGTPPAEGPVLLICNHLSWLDITCLHAARHVRFVSKSDVKHWPLIGTLSTGSGTLYIERERRRDALRVVHHMTEALRGGDLIGVFPEGTTSDGRGLLPFHANLLQAAISAGAPVLPAALRFADAATGETSQAPRYIGDDNLLASLWNTLRAPPLLAIVRYGEPQPSHGRDRREWAVSLHEDVQQLRRETH; encoded by the coding sequence ATGCTTCATTCCCTGAAGGCCTGCGCGCGCCTGCTGCACGCGGTGGCGCACGCGCTGGCGGGCTGGTGGACCATTCGCCACAAGTTCCCAAGTCTTCCGCAGGAAGAGCGCAATGCGCGCGTGCAGGCGTGGTCACGGCGCATGCTGCAGATCATGGGCATCACGCTCAAGGTGCAGGGCACGCCGCCGGCCGAGGGGCCTGTGCTGCTCATCTGCAATCACCTGTCGTGGCTCGACATCACCTGCCTGCATGCCGCGCGCCACGTGCGCTTCGTGTCGAAGTCCGACGTCAAGCACTGGCCGCTGATCGGTACGCTTTCCACTGGCTCCGGCACTCTCTACATCGAGCGTGAGCGCCGCCGCGATGCGCTGCGCGTGGTGCACCACATGACCGAGGCGCTGCGCGGTGGCGACCTGATCGGCGTGTTCCCCGAAGGCACCACCAGCGACGGGCGCGGCCTGCTGCCGTTCCATGCCAACCTGCTGCAGGCGGCCATTTCAGCGGGCGCGCCGGTGCTGCCGGCCGCGCTGCGCTTTGCCGATGCCGCCACCGGCGAGACCAGCCAGGCGCCGCGCTACATCGGCGACGACAACCTGCTTGCATCGCTGTGGAACACGCTGCGCGCGCCGCCGCTGCTGGCCATCGTGCGCTACGGCGAGCCGCAGCCGTCGCACGGCCGCGACCGCCGCGAATGGGCCGTGTCGCTGCACGAAGACGTGCAGCAGCTGCGCCGCGAAACCCACTGA
- a CDS encoding dihydroorotase, translating to MNILITNGRVVDPASRTDKKADIAIADGKIAGIGAGVPAGFKADRTIDAAGCIVAPGLVDLAARLREPGYEHEGMLESEMAAAIAGGVTSLVCPPDTDPVLDEPGLVEMLKFRAEKLQGARLFPLGALTRNLAGGVLTEMAELTEAGCIGFGQADVPLADTQVLQRALSYASTFGYTVWLRPQDRDLGKGVAASGPLATRLGLGGVPVSAETIAIFTIVELMKATGARVHLCRISSARGVALVREAKAQGLPLTCDVSINSLHLADTDIGYFDSRARLNPPLRQQGDRDALSAALADGTIDALVSDHTPVEADAKTLPFAEAEAGATGLELLLPLALLWSERSGAGIARAIEVVTSAPARLLAAADADTGIGRIVEGGVADLCIVDPALEWQVRPDALKSQGKHTPFSGYPMQGRARHTLVAGRVVHG from the coding sequence ATGAACATCCTCATCACCAACGGCCGCGTCGTCGACCCCGCATCGCGCACTGACAAAAAAGCCGACATCGCCATCGCCGACGGAAAGATTGCCGGCATCGGCGCCGGCGTTCCCGCCGGCTTCAAGGCCGATCGCACCATCGACGCCGCGGGTTGCATCGTCGCGCCCGGCCTCGTCGACCTGGCCGCACGCCTGCGCGAGCCCGGCTACGAGCACGAAGGCATGCTCGAAAGCGAAATGGCCGCGGCCATCGCCGGCGGCGTGACCAGCCTCGTGTGCCCGCCCGACACCGACCCGGTGCTCGACGAGCCCGGCCTGGTCGAGATGCTCAAGTTCCGCGCCGAGAAGCTGCAGGGCGCCCGCCTGTTCCCGCTGGGCGCGCTCACGCGCAACCTGGCCGGCGGCGTGCTGACCGAGATGGCCGAGCTCACCGAGGCCGGCTGCATCGGCTTCGGCCAGGCCGACGTGCCGCTGGCCGACACGCAGGTGCTGCAGCGCGCGCTGTCGTACGCCAGCACCTTCGGCTATACCGTGTGGCTGCGCCCGCAGGACCGCGACCTGGGCAAGGGCGTCGCCGCCAGCGGCCCGCTGGCAACGCGGCTGGGCCTGGGCGGCGTGCCGGTGTCGGCCGAGACCATCGCCATCTTCACCATCGTCGAGCTGATGAAGGCCACCGGCGCCCGGGTGCACCTGTGCCGCATTTCCAGCGCGCGCGGCGTGGCGCTGGTGCGCGAGGCTAAGGCGCAGGGGCTGCCGCTGACCTGCGACGTGAGCATCAACTCGCTGCACCTGGCCGACACCGACATCGGCTACTTCGACAGCCGCGCCCGCCTGAACCCGCCGCTGCGCCAGCAGGGCGACCGCGATGCGCTCTCGGCCGCGCTGGCCGACGGCACCATCGACGCGCTGGTGTCCGACCACACGCCGGTCGAGGCCGACGCCAAGACGCTGCCGTTCGCCGAAGCCGAAGCGGGCGCGACCGGGCTCGAGCTGCTGCTGCCGCTCGCGCTGCTGTGGAGCGAGCGCAGCGGTGCCGGCATTGCGCGCGCCATCGAGGTCGTGACCTCGGCGCCCGCCCGCCTGCTGGCCGCGGCCGACGCGGACACCGGCATCGGCCGCATCGTGGAGGGCGGCGTGGCCGACCTGTGCATTGTCGACCCGGCGCTCGAGTGGCAGGTGCGGCCCGACGCGCTCAAGAGCCAGGGCAAGCACACGCCGTTCTCCGGCTATCCGATGCAGGGCCGCGCGCGCCACACGCTGGTGGCGGGCCGCGTAGTCCACGGCTAG
- the pyrR gene encoding bifunctional pyr operon transcriptional regulator/uracil phosphoribosyltransferase PyrR, which yields MSSIPDAEALYKTLLAGVKTLMRPETRLVGITSGGAWLVERLQKDLGLPGAPGVISSAMHRDDFARRGLSASAQTALPFDVNGTDVLLLDDVLYTGRTIRAVLNELFDFGRPACVRLAVLVDRGGRELPVAADFAATTLTLPATQLVALARADSGAFSLKVEESK from the coding sequence GTGAGTTCAATTCCCGATGCCGAAGCGCTTTACAAGACGCTGCTTGCCGGCGTAAAGACGCTGATGCGCCCTGAAACCAGGCTGGTCGGCATCACTTCCGGCGGCGCCTGGCTGGTCGAGCGGCTGCAGAAAGACCTGGGCCTGCCCGGCGCGCCGGGCGTCATCTCGTCGGCCATGCACCGCGACGACTTCGCCCGGCGCGGCCTGTCGGCCAGCGCGCAGACGGCGCTGCCCTTCGACGTGAACGGCACCGACGTGCTGCTGCTCGACGACGTGCTCTACACCGGCCGCACCATCCGCGCGGTGCTCAACGAGCTGTTCGACTTCGGCCGCCCGGCCTGCGTGCGGCTCGCGGTGCTGGTCGACCGCGGCGGGCGCGAGCTGCCGGTGGCCGCGGACTTTGCCGCCACCACGCTCACCCTGCCGGCCACCCAGCTGGTGGCACTGGCGCGGGCCGACAGCGGCGCATTCAGCCTCAAGGTGGAGGAAAGCAAGTAA
- a CDS encoding cryptochrome/photolyase family protein has product MPPILLAVDKTYPKGLMWFRRDLRVDDNAALYRALRACRQVVCVFVFDKAILDPLPTVDRRVEFIRESLVELEAELRALGGGLIVRHGLAAHEIPALARDLDVQAVFANRDDEPDALERDAKVFGALANAGVTFHTYKDSTVFDRDEVMTKTGQPYTVFTPYKRAWLAKVDSFFLKSYPVRGHADALAPPPEAYREPVPTLREIGFEKSNLSTLEMPTGTKGAGALFEDFFERIDRYDEARNFPAVRGPSYMGVHLRFGTVSIRQMASLAHQLSLQGNAGAATWLSELIWRDFYFQILAHFPHVHTGGESKSFRPEYDKIQWHHGKHADQLFDAWCQGRTGYPLVDAAMLQINQSGYMHNRLRMVVASFLCKDLGLDWRRGEAYFALHLNDFELASNNGGWQWASSSGCDAQPYFRIFNPVTQSERFDPEGKFIRRYLPQLAGLSNAAIHAPWMASPVELEAAGIKLGETYPKPVVDHAEAREKTLQRYGVARAKALQK; this is encoded by the coding sequence ATGCCTCCGATTTTACTGGCCGTCGACAAGACCTATCCCAAAGGGCTCATGTGGTTCCGCCGCGACCTTCGCGTGGACGACAACGCTGCCCTCTACCGCGCGCTGCGAGCCTGCCGTCAGGTCGTCTGCGTTTTCGTATTCGACAAGGCGATCCTGGATCCGCTGCCCACCGTCGACCGGCGGGTGGAATTCATCCGCGAATCCCTGGTGGAGCTGGAAGCCGAGCTGCGCGCGCTGGGCGGCGGGCTCATCGTGCGGCACGGGCTGGCCGCGCATGAGATCCCGGCGCTGGCCCGCGACCTCGACGTGCAGGCCGTGTTCGCCAACCGCGACGACGAGCCCGACGCGCTGGAGCGCGACGCCAAGGTGTTCGGCGCGCTGGCCAACGCCGGCGTCACCTTCCACACCTACAAGGACTCGACCGTCTTCGACCGCGACGAGGTCATGACCAAGACCGGCCAGCCGTACACGGTGTTCACGCCCTACAAGCGGGCCTGGCTGGCCAAGGTCGACTCGTTCTTCCTCAAGTCGTACCCGGTGCGCGGCCATGCCGACGCGCTGGCGCCGCCACCCGAGGCCTACCGCGAGCCGGTGCCCACGCTGCGCGAGATCGGCTTCGAGAAAAGCAACCTGTCGACGCTGGAAATGCCGACCGGCACCAAGGGCGCCGGCGCGCTGTTCGAAGATTTCTTCGAGCGCATCGACCGCTACGACGAAGCCCGCAACTTCCCGGCGGTGCGCGGCCCCAGCTACATGGGCGTGCACCTGCGCTTCGGCACGGTGTCGATCCGGCAGATGGCGAGCCTGGCGCACCAGCTCTCGCTGCAGGGCAATGCCGGGGCGGCGACCTGGCTCAGCGAGCTGATCTGGCGCGACTTCTACTTCCAGATCCTGGCGCACTTCCCGCACGTGCACACCGGCGGCGAGTCGAAGAGCTTCCGCCCCGAGTACGACAAGATCCAGTGGCACCACGGCAAGCATGCCGACCAGCTGTTCGACGCCTGGTGCCAGGGCCGCACCGGCTACCCGCTGGTGGACGCGGCCATGCTGCAGATCAACCAGAGCGGCTACATGCACAACCGCCTGCGCATGGTGGTGGCGAGCTTCCTGTGCAAGGACCTGGGGCTGGACTGGCGGCGCGGCGAGGCCTACTTCGCGCTGCACCTGAACGACTTCGAGCTGGCGTCCAACAACGGCGGCTGGCAGTGGGCCAGCTCGAGCGGCTGCGACGCGCAGCCTTACTTCCGCATCTTCAACCCGGTGACGCAGAGCGAGCGCTTCGACCCCGAAGGCAAGTTCATCCGCCGCTACCTGCCGCAGCTGGCGGGGCTGTCGAACGCGGCGATCCACGCGCCCTGGATGGCGTCGCCGGTGGAGCTGGAGGCGGCAGGCATCAAGCTCGGCGAGACCTATCCCAAGCCGGTGGTCGACCACGCCGAGGCGCGCGAGAAGACGCTGCAGCGCTATGGCGTGGCGCGGGCCAAGGCGCTGCAGAAATGA
- a CDS encoding aspartate carbamoyltransferase catalytic subunit, producing MLYKRNPQLNKHGELIHLLSIEGLPKDIVTHILDTAANFTSVSDREVKKVPLLRGKSVFNLFFENSTRTRTTFEIAAKRLSADVINLDIARSSATKGESLLDTIANLSAMAADLFVVRHSESGAPYLIAQHVAPHVHVVNAGDGRHAHPTQGLLDMYTIRHYKKDFSNLTVAIVGDVLHSRVARSDIHALTTLGCAEVRVVGPKTLVPADMAGMGVRVFHTLEEGIRDCDVVIMLRLQNERMSGALLPSSQEFFKTFGLTPEKLQLAKPDAIVMHPGPINRGVEIDSAVVDGKQSVILPQVTFGIAVRMAVMSIVAGNEA from the coding sequence ATGCTCTACAAGCGAAACCCCCAGCTCAACAAGCACGGCGAGCTGATCCACCTGCTGTCGATCGAGGGCCTGCCCAAGGACATCGTCACGCACATCCTCGACACCGCCGCCAACTTCACCAGCGTGAGCGACCGCGAGGTGAAGAAGGTGCCGCTGCTGCGCGGCAAGAGCGTGTTCAACCTGTTCTTCGAGAACAGCACGCGCACCCGCACCACCTTCGAGATCGCGGCCAAGCGCCTGTCGGCCGACGTCATCAACCTCGACATCGCGCGCTCCTCGGCCACCAAAGGCGAGTCGCTGCTCGACACCATCGCCAACCTGAGCGCGATGGCGGCCGACCTGTTCGTGGTGCGCCACAGCGAGTCGGGCGCGCCGTACCTGATCGCGCAGCACGTCGCGCCGCACGTGCACGTGGTGAACGCCGGCGACGGCCGCCACGCGCACCCGACGCAGGGGCTGCTCGACATGTACACGATCCGCCACTACAAGAAAGACTTCTCGAACCTCACGGTCGCGATCGTCGGCGACGTGCTGCATTCGCGCGTGGCGCGCTCCGACATCCACGCGCTCACCACGCTCGGCTGCGCCGAGGTGCGCGTGGTCGGCCCCAAGACGCTGGTGCCCGCCGACATGGCCGGCATGGGCGTGCGCGTGTTCCACACGCTCGAAGAAGGCATCAGGGACTGCGACGTGGTCATCATGCTGCGCCTGCAGAACGAGCGCATGAGCGGCGCGCTGCTGCCGTCGTCGCAGGAGTTCTTCAAGACCTTCGGCCTCACGCCGGAGAAGCTGCAACTGGCGAAGCCCGACGCCATCGTGATGCACCCGGGGCCGATCAACCGCGGCGTGGAGATCGACTCCGCCGTCGTCGACGGCAAGCAGAGCGTGATCCTTCCGCAGGTCACTTTCGGCATCGCGGTCCGCATGGCCGTCATGAGCATCGTCGCAGGCAACGAAGCATAG
- the ruvX gene encoding Holliday junction resolvase RuvX has translation MPDAPAPGAPASSVPATPAAPAAVPAHFQTFLAFDYGLKRTGVASGNRLLGTATPQATIKAEGADARFAQVEARIKEWQPDALVVGVPYHPDGAPHENTRRAQKFARQLRGRFNLQVFEVDERYSTTEALSSGARDADAASACIILEQFLRSLT, from the coding sequence ATGCCAGACGCTCCCGCTCCCGGCGCTCCCGCTTCTTCCGTCCCTGCCACCCCTGCCGCCCCTGCCGCCGTTCCCGCCCATTTCCAGACCTTCCTGGCTTTCGACTACGGCCTGAAGCGCACCGGCGTGGCCAGCGGCAACCGGCTGCTGGGCACCGCCACCCCTCAGGCGACCATCAAGGCCGAGGGTGCCGACGCCCGCTTCGCGCAGGTCGAGGCGCGCATCAAGGAATGGCAGCCCGACGCGCTGGTGGTCGGCGTTCCCTATCACCCCGACGGCGCCCCGCACGAGAACACGCGCCGCGCGCAGAAGTTCGCGCGGCAGCTGCGGGGCCGTTTCAATCTCCAGGTGTTCGAGGTCGACGAGCGCTACAGCACCACGGAGGCCCTGTCGTCAGGCGCCCGCGATGCCGATGCCGCCTCCGCCTGCATCATCCTGGAGCAATTCCTGAGGAGTCTCACGTGA